gtggggaagggagggaacaaaaaccgtTAAACGTTCCACACATAATGCTCCTACTTCCAAccccactgataaataagccctACAGCCCAGAGCACGAGGGATTCCATGCATGTGCAAGCATACTAACCCCACTGACCgactgactgcagacgctcctagttgtttgACTGGTTatacttcgtttaacctcattacAACATTTTGACAGGAAGTTTCAATTAGCTTCATTTTATGAGTTGGCATAATCTCATCAATGACATGAAAACAAACCTGCAAGCTGTGTAACGGGAATGGCAAATACTTTCAAACAATGACCAATGTCTGTAAAGAGACAGCTGGAGTCTGAGATTTTTCCTGTTAAGGGAACAAACTTTGAGGAATGATTTGCAAATTTTTAGCAATTAAGTATTATCAGTCATCTTTCAGGCTTCCAAGTCCAGTTTGGGAAAAAGTAGAAAAGAGGACCATCTTCAGAGTGAGCTTATTAGCGTACTAGAGAGTAACAGAAGAAGCACAAATCTGACTCAGGAAGAAAGTCTGATGCATGTTTTAGACTGTGAACCATATACTTCCTTAACCTTACTAATCCAATAATTTTTGGACATGAGAAAAACTCTTAACAAGAGCTCTGGAGCAGTCATAAAGGATACTCTGTATCAAAGCCAATCTTGAGACAGTTTATGGATGTGCCATTGTCATCTCTGCCATGGTTGTGTCTCATTACATGTTCATGAAGGTTTTGAGCATCTGTTACATATTTgtcactagaaaaaaaaaatgagaaagaagGAGGAGAGGTAAAGTTCAAAACTGATGCAGCAGAATTGGTTTTAGAATTTATATAATCTGTCCATATGAAGATCTCCTTTATCTTTAAGTGATGTCTTGTCTGCAGGTTTGTTAACAAGGCTGCTAACGCTGATCCCCGCCAGCTGTTAAGCCACTACTTCACAAgcacattaattttaatgatttaATAAGTTTAATTTCTCTTATACTATTAAACCCACTCACTACTGCTACATACCTGTCAATTTTTTCATAGAGATACTGATGAGTGAGACCAACAGCTGCCCACCATAGCAAGTCATTGCTATCTTTGCTCATTTTCCATGCTAACTCATACATAACTAAGGAAGCCTAAAAGGACATGGCACAAACATCAATTGACCATACTCCAAGGCTTTTAGAAACCCAGTATTGCACATTGAATATGATATCgcttaacaataataataattattcactgaggtggggGTGAATAGTGGTGAATATTTGCTGAGCCGTGAAGCAGCAAGGTAAATGTCCACCACTTTCACCAACTGaggataacaataataatgtttttCTATATACcaacaaagttgaaaaaaatggCACCAGAGAGTACTTTAGCTGTGGCAATAgactgaaaaatgatcgattttaaGAGTTTCACGCGTTGCTCCATGCTCGTAGGTGAATATACTTGTATAATCACCTCTAAGCTACCCAATCAGTCCATGCCAAAAGCACTGCATGTGTAATAAATGATACAACTGGGACATTTACTTGGAATGCTgtaaatgtaataaaatatTGCTCTTCAACTTACTGCACTTCCATGAAATGCATACGCATAATACTGGTAGAGAATTTCTTGCctataaaattaaaaaagcgaGTATATAAACAAAGTTGTCAATTCTCACTGAAAATAGAGATAATGAATTTCACCTGTTCTGGTGCCATCGTCTTTTTGACTGACGTTTGGAAAGTGGAGAGTCCTGAAATAAAATCCAAATAGCCATCCAAATATAGAACTCAAAGTGAAATGGTGCACAATCAATATTATTGCAATAACGTCATGTACAACATCATAATTAtggttaataatttattattgttaaattcaaatgaaatgcCAAGATGTGGAAATACCGTCTCATCATTATTTTAGGATGAGAGGGACTTCACTCATCACGATGATCACATTACATCAATTAAGGTATGTCACTCCTGGGTCTATAAAACCTCTTTCAactataatttattattattattttaataggAATGAGAAAGATAGAGAACCTAAGAAATGAGAGTTGGCACTTGTTTCTAATTATTGGAATTCAAATTTTACCTGGTACCTACAAGCTCCTAATTTTGTTTGGCTTTATATGCAAAATCTAATATTTTTTTCCATCATGTCACAATCCTTACCCCATCACCTGTTCTTCTCCGTTTTGATGATGGTTCTGATCCCTCTTCATCCGAGTCTTCAAATTCATCCTCAAGTAATGAAAAATAGAGAGGCATTCAATAACTATTGTTACGTAATTACAGGACATCTATAGATGCTTATCAAGTCTCAAGAACACTTTTGTTGAAATGTAGGGTTAACAAAGAGAGAAATGATTCAATAACAAATCTGTGCAAAGTTCAAGGCCTTAGTTTCCAAAATAAAGAGTGGTGCCATGTCAGTGAGGTAGTTAAACATATAAATCTGGtaccaaacaagttgatgagcATTAAATTTACACCATAGTAAGACTAAAAAGCTAAcgttaaatttttaaattttagccAGGCTTTTTTGAGAGAGCTTACCTCTGAATCTGCATAAATATCATCAAAGTCAGGAACTGAAAGATGTTCTCCTTCTTTCATAAGTAGTTTAACTTGATCCTGATTGTAAATGTTATCAAGGTCCAAGGGTCTGTGACTGAAGATGGTGAGAAACATATAAGGAACAAACATTACAAGAATGTCAAATGACatataaaagaaatggcaaaAAGGGTGTTCGTAAAAATTGTTTAATTCTTATAACCGATCAGCACACTATATGTACAGTGTTTAACAAAACAGCAAGAGCTTGTGGTATCTCACCAAAACTGTACCAACACTTTCAAACTATAGGAAAGTTCTATCCTTGTAAGAATAATATTAACTGATGAGGCCTGCAGGCATAACAGCACCTCTTGATAATGTTTGTTCATGACCAATGGAACCCACACAAAATGACTAGGAATGATTTTTGCGCAATACTCGCCATGAATAACAACCCCATAGTCACAATTTAAGTGACTAACTTTTTCgttttgcatttaaaaaaatcaGTGTTGGTGGTAAAATCACAACAAGTTCATTTGAAAGACCAGACTTTTTTGGCTGACGTGTtagttgaaaaaattaattagcAACTAGCTATGTTTGATTTTGGTCTCATGTTGCTTAAATGCAGCctccaaattttcttaatttggGGCCCTGAATAACTGTATCAAATTGCTTTTAACCTTTGTGTGATATTACAATCAATGTCCCTTGAACTGACTTTTACCTGTCAGAAATGTAGAACAAGACATCTTCCTCAGGCTCTAGGATCTCAAGAATGTTTAAATTTCCACCACAATTTATCAAGAAAATGTGTTTGAGCTGAAgttaaaaaaagacaatgcaatgaTGATCGTGGGGACTGTTTCTTCTAAAACTGCAAGGATAGAAAGATTAACACTTCTTGTTTAATACTGTGCGTAACAATAGCATTAGAGGACGTCACTATCAAATTGAAAGTACATATTTCAGTTCTAACCTGTTCGTAATGTTCGTGATAAGCTTTCACTAAATCTTCCTTGCCGCTCACAGGAACAATGGTGTACTGTACATTATCACATTTGAACAACCACTaccaaaaacaaaagagaaaaagagaggcaacatttttgaagaaaaataattctgATATTTTTGAGAATGAAACTACAGTAGGTGCTGTCAAAATTGACTATCATCTACCCACAAGGTGGTGCGAAATTTTCCATATGTTGTTAATTGTGACGAAGTTAAGATTTTTTGCAATATCTTTTGGAAACCACAGTTTTAGAAAGGCAGACTTCATCTGCATCCAATTTAATCCATTCAATTGAGGGGTTTGATCGCAACTAAATGGAAGTTTCTACTTTATATGTTCCAAGGGGCCAGATTTTGGAAGCACTCCTTAAGAAATGATTTTTTAAAGTACTGCATGCATCTTCagaatttttattgttgaaattAAGGTGTACTTTATCGTTCCTCTAGCCTTCTCTTCATCTTGATACGTTTAGAAAGCTCGATATTTGTGGACCAACAGTGGGTTACTTTCAAATATTGTGtaaaataaatttctagtttctaaagaaactgtggtgctgcgtcggtgggagagatcaaaacaaaaatttggtttcatcaaacgaattgataaaggttgaattaccaccgtgaaagatttagaaagctgacgtttcgagcgttagcccttcgtcagagcgaatgacgaagggctaacgctcgaaacgtcagctttctaaatctttcacggtggtaattcaacctttatcaattcgtttgatgaaaccaaatttttattgtGTAAAATACATTATTTCTCCTGAATGTTTCCACTTTCTTGAGATAACAAAATTCAGTCAAAATCATGCCTACGGCGAACAACGATTGTTACTCATAAGGAAATTACGTGACGTTTTGTCTATTTTAACTTCAGCCATGATGGATTCAACAATCTAATTTTTCACCTGAAGAATCTTGCATGCACACAACGAGTCCACATCCATAGACACAAGAACTAAAACTCGCTAAAAGAGAAATGTAGGTAAGTCTATCAGCCATCTTGATGAGGTACAAAATTAATACTTAATTGCACAAAAACGCTGAGGAAGCACCAACCTGATTCTTAATAATATCGTATACTTCTTCTTTAAGCTTTTCAACAAACATTTTCGCTTTAGAATTGTTTCCAAGTAAGCATATAAAGCCCAGAATTCAAGAATTGGAGAAAATATGGCAATTTTACTTGCAAAGCGAGCTtccgaattttaattttcggcGGGACTTCGATGCAATTAGGCACCAATTCTCTCTCTGACAAAAAGTAATGACGCCTGTCATATCTCTTCAAAACCACAGGTTATCCAAGCTCTCAATATTCTTTACACATTCTCCAGTTTATAACGAAAACATTAGACATCCAATGTACACCACCTGTGAAAGCCCTGTGAAATCTCGCCAATTCGATGTGGTCATGTCCACTTTAATAAAGTGTTCTTGTAGCTTGTCTTCACACTTGCTTAGATAGTATACTTAGAAAGGCAGACCATTGGTTAGGGAATAAGAGGGCTGAAAACAATAAGAGGGCTGAAAACGCATTTTCACATTGTTTTTCATTACGAACGTGATCGGTTGATATAATTGAAATACcaattatataattttttttaaaaaactatttaaatacaATAGAAAAAGCGAGAGATCTGGGTGTGATAAAAAGTTGCTTTATTTTGTatatactgagattttcgcatcatattttgctttgttaaaaagcgtttcggattttacttcgaccaatcagagaggccaaacgagtttctcacacgtgaaaaaatcgtttcgtccaatcacaaaccACGGTTTAAGCGAATTgtgttttcgcgggctttttcgCGGTCATCGCGGGTAGCTTTGTTGGGCAGCTTTGAAAAGATAATATTTTCGGTGTACTCGAGTTGTTTGTAATTCAAACTTATCAAGAGCTAGGATATATTTTTGAGGATGGCtgaatctcagtatgta
The Acropora muricata isolate sample 2 chromosome 3, ASM3666990v1, whole genome shotgun sequence genome window above contains:
- the LOC136910339 gene encoding cell division control protein 45 homolog codes for the protein MFVEKLKEEVYDIIKNQRVLVLVSMDVDSLCACKILQWLFKCDNVQYTIVPVSGKEDLVKAYHEHYEQLKHIFLINCGGNLNILEILEPEEDVLFYISDSHRPLDLDNIYNQDQVKLLMKEGEHLSVPDFDDIYADSEDEFEDSDEEGSEPSSKRRRTGDGDSPLSKRQSKRRWHQNRQEILYQYYAYAFHGSAASLVMYELAWKMSKDSNDLLWWAAVGLTHQYLYEKIDSDKYVTDAQNLHEHVMRHNHGRDDNGTSINCLKIGFDTELQLSLYRHWSLFESICHSRYTACRFRVWTNKGKNKIKEFLADMGIPLVQSQQKFSSMDFELRSILKPSVEKSSERFGLDEISYGSFNVQYGFKTKLSASDVVYGVNALLEAPKEGTTKWDNFLEALDALSRTNTDKLQDGIEMGKKQLIAVVNQVNTLIGMNQVMCAGHFLYSHVREGIADLNMFSKPAVLGALAHFILNAYVAMSKNKKAAALPFVLATPLDSEKGTCLLIGIPPIADESGKNFLGKAFEMAASKTKSRTIHDHFDPAVIEIKSEDRGKFFDALSALLIPK